The following nucleotide sequence is from Salvia splendens isolate huo1 chromosome 2, SspV2, whole genome shotgun sequence.
cccttgactcttgaacctcgcgtcttcggatgctccgtttttgtccacattcctaaacatgaaagaactaaactatccccttgcgctatcaaatgcgtttttgtaggatatggggtaaatcaaaaggggtataggtgtttcgatcccaagtccaaccggatgtttgttacaatgaactgcaactttcttgaaactgagtacttctttacccatcttagcggtcagggggagagtaatgttagggataacaatgatacggacccgctaagttggatctcaatgccactgccaacgccaagcaatcctgatgcggatctatcagagaaaacagtaagcaattccgctgagcaagtctctgatgtGGTAGAGTCCATCGTAGAAAGTGGCATCGCCTCAAATATTTCTCCGTTAAGGTTATCCACTGTAAGTAATCCTGTGGATACAGATAATTGTTTGGCTAACACTGTAAGTgcagaagaaaattcaattgaggccgaagaaagggaaattgaggaagtcgaggtcgaaggagttgaccctgacactgggaggtacatacttccaccaaggtcaaacagaggagttccacccAAAAGGTATACGCCAGAGAGGATTGACAAGAAAAAGTGGTACTCTGTTGTGAACCTAGCCAAAGGCCATTtatcagagatggctcgggctttcgagaatgcactatatgaggaagaagaaataccacagacatgggaagaagctatgaaatacaagcattggagggaagcaatgaagaaagagattgatgcactgattcgaaaccacacatgggagaaatgtgctctaccagaagggaagcgaccagtgggttgtcgatgggtcttcactatcaaaagaagacctgatggatcgatagaaaggtacaaggcacgacttgtcgcaaaaggctatactcagacatatggagttgactattctgagaccttctctccagtagctaagatgaacacaattcgggtgttgttatccattgctgctaatagggactggccattacaccagtttgatgtgacgaatgccttcctacatggagagttgaagaaggaagaagaagtttacatggaggcacccccaggttttgcaacagattttaaagcaggtgaagggtgccgattgaggaagaccttgtatggattgaagcaatctccaagagtatggtttgggaagtttgctggggcaatgattagctatggatatacacagagcaattcagaccatacgctattttttaagaagcagggtgataagatcacatgtttaatcatatatgttgatgacatgattattacaggtgacgacctagaagagattgaggaattaaagaaaaatctttttcaggaatttgagatgaaggacttggggaatctcaagtactttcttgggattgaagtgctaaggtcaatcaaaggaatttttctgcgacaaaggaagtatatcttggacatcctagcagagaccggcctactggaatgtaaaccagcagacactcctctggcagttaatcacggattacaaatcagagaaggagccaagttggctgaccgtagtcgatatcagcgactagtcggaaaactcatatatctctcgcacactaggccagatattgcctatgcagttggggtcgtaagtcagttcatgcataagccgcagacagatcacatggaggcagcacttaggatttgtcggtatttgaagggaactccagggcatggagtgttgttcgctaaaaatgggcatcttgagattcatggttatacagatgctgactgggcagggaacccaaacgataggaagtctacagcaggctactttacctttgttggaggtaatttggtaacatggagaagtaagaagcagaaggtggtggctctttcgagtgccgaagcagaatttcgtgggattaaaagtgggttgaccgagattttatggttaaggagattgatgaaagagattaatctccctccaagcaagtgccagttgtattgtgataacaaagccgctataagcatctcacaaaatccagtacaacatgatcgaacgaagcatgtggaggttgacagacactttatcaaagaaaacattgagaatgagattgtcgaactcccttttgttcgctctgaggatcaacttgccgacatcctaactaaagcagtcaactcaaggagctttgaagatgtgctttccaaattgagttttggagatcccaccactcaatttgagggggagtgttgagaaaaggggaagtatcaataagcattaaagaagaatatagttccaagaatggagttccaagaagcattgaagatgtgcatgcattgttccaatagaagtgtagttccatgaatatacatttattgtaggatctcaaaagtcaccaacatccctataaatatatgggtgttgagtaccatttcatcattcaatcaaaatacaataatcttctcccattgctttcttctctaaatatgttgtctataccatttaacacTATCTTGCTGAATATCCCCACATTTATGATGGGGTTTTCAAAGGTAACAAAACAAtattttccactaacttttcttcaaatttcttaaaactcgtaccaaGTCAAatttatggacggagggagtatcaaataGGCCAACAAGTTAATTCAGTTTCTAGCTAACCCTCTGTTTTGAAACAGAACAAATGGCAATTGCGGAAACAAAAGGGTGTGATGAGCTTCTAACATGGGAGGATATTGAGAAGATGAAGTACTCATGGAACGTTGCGCGTGAATCACTTAGGCTGACTCCGCCTGCACAAGGAGCCTTCAGAGAAACCACAACAGACTTCACTTATGCAGGTTTCACCATTCCTAAAGGATGGAAGGTAAAAACTAAACTCTACCTGGATAATTAAGCTAAAAATTGCTATTTTAGAGAGGTTACAAACTATTTCTATTCACCCAAACTTGCAGACGTTCTGGACGGTGcattcgtcccacaagaacCCCAAATACTTCCCAGAGCCGGAAAAGTTTGATCCATCGCGGTTTGAGGGGAGTGGTCCAGCGCCCTACACGTTCGTTCCGTTTGGGGGAGGGCCAAGAATGTGCCCCGGGAAAGAGTATGCTAGGCTTGAAGTGCTGGTTTTCATGCACAATGTGGTGAGGAGGTTCAAAATGGAGAAGGCAATCCCTAATGAGAAGATGGTTTTCTATGCTTCGCCTACGCCGGTTCATGGCCTTCCAGTTCATCTTCGCCCTCATAAAAACTAGCTACATCCGCTATTCACTGCTTTCACAtgcatttctttcttttctgttTGTGTTTGCTAATAATCTACCAATGTAGAGCTTTCAATATTGACATAATGAAATAAACAAAAGTAGTATATACAAATTACAAAGAGGGTGCTGGAGAGGTAAGTTGTAggacataaaaaaaaatttgaagatTACATTTGTCAGAAACATATacaaaaaaagtgaaaaaatggaGTGAAATTTAGTCATCGTCCCCCTCCTTGGGATCTTGTTTACCTTGGAGTGCATCGGCCAAGTTAAAGTTAAGATTTCCTCTCATGCTTCTTGAACTAACTCCAGGATTGCCTTTCCTCATCATAGTTGCGAATTCGCCATAGTCGATGCGTCCATCCTTGAGATAATGAAAGCAGCAGCATTTAGGTAGCTAGCTAGGCAGGGTGGTGAATGAATGGGTGGAgataatatagtactccatatactTACATTATCTATGTCGATTTCTTTAATGATCTCGTCAATCTGATCGTCTGCGAGGCCAAAATCTTTGCAAGCTTGTTGGAGCTCATCAGTAGTGATGTAGCCACTCCCATCTTTGTCGAAGAAGGAGAAAGCAGCAAGAAGATTTTCCTCCCTTTCCATTTTGTTCATGTGCAGTGTTGCTGCTAGGAACTCACCGTAGTCTATTGTCCCATTGTTGTCGATATCAGCCTGCCATAACCATATATGTATGTGAATCAAATTTCCCTATATAAAACTTGTAATAGAAAGGCACGAACCGCATTCATTAGTGCAAGGATCTCCGATTCCATGAGTTCGGATCCCACTTTTTTAAGGCCATGTTTGAGTTCCTCAAACGTTATTGTCCCACTGTTATCCGCGTCGAGCATGCTGAATAACTGTCTCAATCCCCCGATTTCTTCCTCCGACAACCGTTCCGCTATAACCTGCACATTACAACTTCATTAAACTACTACTTATATTTCATTCTCTAACAAATTCATTGATGCGTACGCGAAGAGCCATCTTCTTGAGCTTGTTCATGGCCGAGAACTGCTTCAGCCGCGACAAGACTGCTGATCCGAGCGGCTTGTCAGGCGCGACCGTGTCGTCCACGATCCATGGATGGCCTGTTACAAAACCCTGATGCTGTTATGGTGTGGGAACGAATAATGAGGGATGAATGGTACTACTAACATAGAACTTCGTGAGCAGATATTCTTTGTTTGGGGTCTCTTTCGAGCATCTTTTTCACGAGATCTTTGGCGCTGTCTGAAATGTGGGGCCATGGCTCCGACACAAAATCGATCTTGCCTTTCAAGATTTGTCTGAAGATCCCATTATCAGTTTCTGCAAGCCAAGAAtcaaatgtaaataaaatatccCCTAGTAGTTGGGAGAGGAGAGTAGAGCGGGTGGCATCCACTCTTAAAGAGTCCTAGGCCTAGCTGTTGTGATGCAAACTCATATTAGTATGATATTATCCACTTTGGACTAAgccttatatatatattgttattGCTTTGACATTTACTTACTTTCACGATGTGGGATGGTTTGAACCCTAACACTATTATAAAGGTTCACCTGCCCAAAACGGAGGAACACCACATAGCAATATGTACAGAATCACGCCGGCACTCCATACGTCGATTTCGGGCCCATAGTATTTGTGCAGAACTTCAGGCGCAACGTAGTAAGGACTTCCGACAACGTCATATATATATTGGCCTAAAAGAGCAAATCATAATTAACAATGCATGCTGAGGAAAACAAAATCCATAATTCATGTAGTTTTGCAGGTAAGGGTAATACTAGGTTTGTAGAAACCTGGTTTATAAAAAATGGACAAGCCGAAATCAGTGGCCTTGAGCATGGCGTCCTCATCGGGCGAATCAAAGAGGAAATTCTCAGGCTTGAGATCCCTATGCATGACCCCAAGCGAGTGGCACGCCTCCACCACCCCGACAATGGTCTTCATCAGATGGGCGGCCTTTTTCTCGCTGTAATGCCCCTTCTGCACGATCCGATCGAAGAGCTCGCCGCCCTTGCACAGCTCCATCACCAAGTGGACGAACATGTTGTCCTCGTAGGTACCCTTGATCCGCACCACGCTCGGGCACTCCGACAGATGGTGCATTATCTGGATCTCCCGCCACACGTCGTCACAGTCCTCCTTGCACATCAGCTTGCGTTTCGGGATGGATTTGCACGCGAATTCCAGCCCCGTCGCCTTCTCCATGCAATGGTACGTCGTCCCGAACTGCCCCTGCCCCAGCTTCCGCCCCAGACTGTAGTGGTCGCGCAGCCTCGGGGTTTGGTACGGGAGGATCGGCCCCGACACCTTCGGCGCTGATCGTTTCTTCATCTTAATTCCTCTCCACTTTTTTGCCCTTCACCTGtttttgtttctctctctctctttttttttggagGAATGCaactaattttttgtttttggttaACGCTATTTGGCGGGTTTTGTTTTGTGGCACTCACTTCTTTTTCGCTTTGGAATACTTTTATGCTATTAATATATTCAGTTGCTAATAATGGAGTTTGAATTTATAAAATTGCCACATTTCACTCTAGCTTTACACAAGAATCATCCCAAACAAATGTAATTGCCAATTTGCCATATACTGATCTAACGACATTATTTTATTGGTCAAGAATGTTGTAACTACAAAAAAAGTGATGCGAGTTGCTTTACCActgcattttcttatttatcaattattatcatttattatataaatGGAGACCATTCTATACAGTTTTGGGCCTTTGGCGGAAAACATTACTACTGTATTTCATATCACCAAAAGGTTCTGTTAGAAGatctccaaaaataaaaaatttagaattaattaaaaacaaaaaaattaagattaattaaacaaatttataatattgaaaaataatcaaatcaaatcataaTCAAAGTTAAATTTGGCTataaattattttgataattaaattttaatttttattattaatatattataaaatttcataGTACTACCTatgtcccacaataaaagtcacattttattattaagtTTGTTCTATAAtatgagtcatatttcactttaacTAGAAATGGTAAATaaatctcacattccactaactcacttctcTCTCaatctattataaaaccaatataaaaaaatggatcatatattccactaactttttcaacctacTATTATCTACATTTCGTAAACTCGTACCCACACCAAATGTAACTCCTATTGGGGGACGAAGGCAGTAATAGtttaagagaaagagaaaggtgGTTTGacataaaataattgaaaaaatgaaatgaaaaatatcatttcaaatacttaaactataaagaaaatatcatattcaatACTACTAGAGAGATGGAAAAAGTATTATATTTAGTACCTCGATATGAAAGttcaaaaatgctcttaattcTTTAGGGAGCATTTTTTATGCAAAATTGTGATGATTAcctataataatttttaaagttcagCGAAATGCATAATTAAGAAATCATTGGCATACTtcactatatttttatttacgTTTACTGAAATTTAACACTGCAAAATCAcctatattttttaaagttcGTTTCCGCATAGCACCTTATGCAATCAActtcataaaattaatagtcacttaaattatgaaatttagtccaaaattaaaatattaaatcaagAATCTTCAATATTTACAATAGTCTCTTTTATATACTCCAcaaaattaaagataatattttgtatatagataaaatCATTgagtaaatttttatttttttttaaaaatcattgagtaaaattgaaacttcgtgatttaatatttcaacTTTAAACTAATGGAACACTTCAGAATTGACTAAAATTTAgtatgattttaaattttaattagctATTAACACCAGTGTATAATCCTATGTGATAAATGATGATTTCCCTATTTATTGTTGaaatattactactaattaTGTTACAAACTCAAGAAACATTAGAGTCAGCATTTTCTAtttggaattttgaaacaaatgaAAAGGCTTAAATGAGGATTAGGTGAAAAACGTGGAATTTTACTCGTAAGGATAATCGTATTAGCAGACCATTAGCtgttcattgagaaataaaaattaaatttgaaattagcTGGCTAGTAAATACTCATTCAATAAtcaatatattgattgaattcATTCCAGAATTTCGAATTTTCTTTCAACTACAAATTTCTCTACAGTGGAACGGAGAAAAGAAACGAACAAAATTTTGAAGTGGAGTAAAATTTAAGGCGGTCGTCAATTTTCCTTCTTCGACTGCGGAATTCGCCGAT
It contains:
- the LOC121772594 gene encoding calcium-dependent protein kinase 11-like, giving the protein MKKRSAPKVSGPILPYQTPRLRDHYSLGRKLGQGQFGTTYHCMEKATGLEFACKSIPKRKLMCKEDCDDVWREIQIMHHLSECPSVVRIKGTYEDNMFVHLVMELCKGGELFDRIVQKGHYSEKKAAHLMKTIVGVVEACHSLGVMHRDLKPENFLFDSPDEDAMLKATDFGLSIFYKPGQYIYDVVGSPYYVAPEVLHKYYGPEIDVWSAGVILYILLCGVPPFWAETDNGIFRQILKGKIDFVSEPWPHISDSAKDLVKKMLERDPKQRISAHEVLCHPWIVDDTVAPDKPLGSAVLSRLKQFSAMNKLKKMALRVIAERLSEEEIGGLRQLFSMLDADNSGTITFEELKHGLKKVGSELMESEILALMNAADIDNNGTIDYGEFLAATLHMNKMEREENLLAAFSFFDKDGSGYITTDELQQACKDFGLADDQIDEIIKEIDIDNDGRIDYGEFATMMRKGNPGVSSRSMRGNLNFNLADALQGKQDPKEGDDD